From Panicum hallii strain FIL2 chromosome 2, PHallii_v3.1, whole genome shotgun sequence, a single genomic window includes:
- the LOC112881987 gene encoding protein argonaute 18-like, translating to MDIHRDEPLSPVRPGFGAAGTPCVVKANHFFVGLVDKGLHHYDVTISPETTLKGVYREVMSKLVSEKRQTELGGRLPAYDGKKSLFTAGELPFKTKEFEVTLPGRTERRYKVQIKHATAVSLHQLMMLMAGYHTDIPAHALQVLDIVLRDIVLNERNDMEYITVGRSFFSRIIDTVSLGQGVEAWKGFYQSIRPTQMGLSVIVDMSSTAFVRPMSLIQFVMEILNKDNPRTFGNITNMDYAKLKKALKGVKVEVTHRGDARRKYRIATLTHSRPSIMDFESSSGVRKTVTDYFREAYQMELQYGFLPCLQVGSDQRPIYLPMEVCKIVPGQQYRKKLESQQVSKLMDSTCQRPSAREANIRQVVKRNDYNSTERSNEFGIEVDYHPTSVQARVLPAPTLKYYGTGSESLCYPKDGQWNMMKKRVVDGARVCNWACINFCHDLQMNHVKKFCSDLVKWSRNTGVDMDELKLPIFIARPSQVEADLSKRCQDARNLLGGQKIGLLLAILPDKNGSLYGNFKRICETEIGIMSQCCLAKYVISASPSYFANVAIKINAKVGGRNTEFANPQESLPVVSSEPTIIFGADVTHPAALDDTAPSIASVVASQDWPKVAKYNGVVRAQGHRQELINGLENIVKDGVSEGQFKQVLEQEIPEIEKAWKSLYNEKPHITFVVVQKRHHTRIFPDNHNDRRWADKSGNILPGTVIDKNICHPTEFDFFLCSHAGIKGTSRPTHYHVLRDDNKFTADGLQSLTYNLCYLYSSCTRSVSIAPPAYYAHKLAFRARFYVNQGSDVAMSGSSSSSSAPTAGPFPLPDIKDELKRSMFYC from the exons ATGGACATCCACCGCGACGAGCCCTTGTCGCCGGTGCGCCCCGGGTTCGGCGCCGCCGGGACGCCGTGCGTCGTCAAAGCTAACCACTTCTTCGTCGGCCTCGTCGACAAAGGCCTCCACCACTACGAC GTGACGATCTCACCGGAGACGACGCTCAAGGGCGTGTACAGGGAGGTCATGTCGAAGCTGGTGTCCGAGAAGCGGCAGACCGAGCTCGGCGGCCGCCTCCCGGCTTACGACGGCAAGAAGTCGCTgttcaccgccggcgagctgcCGTTCAAAACCAAGGAGTTCGAGGTCACCTTGCCTGGCAGGACGGAGAGACGGTACAAGGTGCAGATCAAGCACGCCACGGCGGTCAGCCTGCACCAGCTGATGATGCTCATGGCGGGCTACCACACGGACATCCCGGCGCACGCGCTGCAGGTCCTTGACATCGTGCTGCGTGACATCGTGCTCAACGAACGCAACGACATGGA GTACATTACTGTTGGCCGGTCCTTCTTCTCTCGGATCATAGACACGGTGAGTCTTGGCCAGGGTGTCGAGGCATGGAAAGGTTTCTATCAGAGCATCAGGCCAACGCAGATGGGATTGTCTGTGATCGTAG ACATGTCTTCAACAGCTTTTGTTCGACCCATGTCACTGATTCAATTTGTGATGGAGATTCTGAACAAAGATAACCCGAGGACATTTGGAAATATTACTAATATGGATTATGCCAAG CTCAAGAAGGCGCTCAAGGGCGTGAAGGTTGAAGTCACACACCGAGGAGACGCACGCCGGAAGTACCGGATTGCCACCTTGACACATAGTCGTCCTTCTATAATGGA CTTTGAATCCTCATCTGGAGTTCGGAAGACTGTCACGGATTACTTCAGAGAGGCCTACCAGATGGAATTACAGTATGGTTTTCTCCCATGTCTCCAAGTTGGCAGTGATCAGAGGCCGATCTATCTCCCTATGGAG GTTTGCAAGATAGTTCCTGGACAGCAGTACAGGAAGAAGCTGGAAAGCCAACAGGTCTCTAAGCTAATGGACTCAACATGCCAGCGTCCATCTGCCCGTGAGGCAAACATTCGTCAG GTTGTTAAACGCAatgactacaatagcactgagCGTTCGAATGAATTTGGCATAGAGGTTGACTATCATCCTACTTCAGTTCAGGCTAGAGTTCTGCCGGCTCCCACT CTGAAGTACTATGGTACTGGATCTGAAAGTTTGTGCTACCCAAAGGATGGGCAGTGGAACATGATGAAAAAG CGAGTAGTAGATGGTGCAAGGGTTTGCAACTGGGCCTGCATTAACTTTTGTCATGATTTACAGATGAATCATGTTAAAAAATTCTGCTCTGATCTGGTTAAATGGTCTCGAAACACTGGAGTG GACATGGATGAGTTGAAGCTTCCTATATTCATTGCTCGTCCTAGTCAAGTTGAAGCTGATCTTAGTAAGCGCTGTCAGGATGCACGGAACCTGCTGGGAGGGCAAAAGATTGGCCTTCTGCTTGCTATATTGCCAGATAAAAATGGTAGCTTATATG GAAATTTCAAAAGGATCTGTGAGACAGAGATTGGGATCATGTCGCAATGTTGTCTGGCGAAATATGTTATTAGTGCAAGTCCTTCGTACTTCGCTAATGTTGCTATTAAGATCAATGCCAAG GTTGGAGGGAGGAACACAGAATTTGCTAACCCCCAAGAAAGTTTACCGGTTGTTTCGAGCGAACCAACGATTATATTTGGTGCTGATGTTACTCACCCTGCTGCTCTAGATGATACTGCTCCTTCCATTGCTTCT GTTGTTGCCTCCCAAGACTGGCCCAAGGTGGCCAAGTATAATGGTGTTGTCCGTGCACAAGGTCACCGTCAAGAGCTCATCAATGGCCTGGAAAACATTGTCAA GGACGGAGTAAGCGAGGGCCAATTCAAACAAGTGTTGGAACAAGAAATCCCGGAGATAGAGAAG GCATGGAAATCTCTGTACAATGAGAAGCCACATATCACCTTCGTAGTTGTGCAGAAGAGGCACCACACAAGGATCTTCCCTGACAACCACAATGATCGCCGCTGGGCGGACAAGAGTGGAAATATTCTACCTG GCACTGTAATTGATAAGAATATATGCCACCCAACGGAATTTGATTTCTTCCTGTGCAGCCATGCTGGTATCAAG GGAACAAGTCGCCCTACGCATTACCATGTGCTGCGGGATGACAACAAGTTCACTGCAGATGGTCTGCAGTCTCTCACATATAACTTGTGCTACTT GTATTCAAGCTGCACTCGCTCGGTATCAATCG CTCCTCCTGCATACTACGCCCACAAGCTCGCGTTCCGTGCCCGCTTCTACGTCAACCAAGGCTCCGACGTGGCGATGAGTGGCAGCTCCAGCAGTTCATCTGCTCCTACTGCTGGTCCGTTCCCACTTCCAGATATTAAGGATGAGCTGAAGAGGTCCATGTTCTACTGCTAG
- the LOC112882096 gene encoding protein argonaute 18-like isoform X1, with protein sequence MAPGNHHGGGRRGGQRRVKANPSDAEAGNRDGHPDDDRGRADQSQHTDLLQAGRTLAASDAEKAPAPLLEEFAALGIRVRRAEPVFPPRPGYGAAGTPCVVRANHFLARFVDEGLHHYDVTISPDPTPKGGYREVMSKLVSENQHTEFGGRFPAYDGRDSLFTAGALPFDTKEFEVTLSACVDKRRMRGRKYKVVIKHAAGISLLQLRMLLAGYPTDIPAQALQVLDNVLRDVVFNKRDDMEYIAVGRSFFSQKLGCAKDGTLGAEAWKGLYESIRPMQNGVSVLVDVSSSVFIQPLLLIDFVQKTLKIDVLNRKLTKPEHAKLLKAVRGVRIEVTHRGSERRKYRITGLSVNPTKVLSFKSPSGATKTVIDYFREKYNLKLKFNFLPCLNVGSEQKPVYLPIEVCKIVPRQRYQKKLDGSQVSTLMKSTCQFQPEQLSICQVVESKQYNSTKRANEFGIDVDDKCTVNARVLPPPNLKYHDSGSEKTWSPMNGYWNMKDKKVVNGAKIRNWACVNFCEDLSKNAVEQFCFKLAEMSRTTGVELADLKLPVLTARPDQVEDDIRICYQEAQKELRDQKIDLLLAILPDNNGSLYGNVCHRIHSFFTSVTYMSRLMLLLTTGNIKKICETDIGVMSQCCRKSIVFTKYNKILANIAIKINGKAGGRNSVFEDAQKSLPVVSNKPTIIFGAHVTHPSAVDHSAPSIASVVASQDWHEVDKYNGVVRAQGQREEMIGGLEDMVKELLHAFEKESNRKPQQLIFYRDGISGSQLKQVFEKEIPEIEKAWKVLYNNEEPQITFIAVQKRHSLMLFPNDNNKRHNSNMKNVEPGTVVDSEICHPAEFDFFLCSYAEIKGPSHPVQYLVLRDDNNFTADELQALTNNLCYTHASSTKATTIAPPAHYARKLAQRAHLYLAQGPDVAKAVGSRSATAPAGGLKQLPEIKDELKRSMFYC encoded by the exons ATGGCGCCGGGCAATCACCACGGGGgagggcgccgcggcggccagcggcgggtCAAGGCAAACCCGAGCGACGCTGAGGCGGGGAACCGCGACGGGCACCCCGACGACGACCGCGGGCGCGCCGACCAGAGCCAGCACACCGATCTGCTCCAAGCCGGGCGGACCCTCGCGGCGAGCGACGCGGAGAAGGCTCCCGCACCGCTCCTCGAGGAGTTCGCTGCGCTCGGCATCCGcgtccgccgcgccgagccCGTGTTCCCGCCGCGGCCCGGGTACGGCGCCGCGGGGACGCCGTGCGTCGTCAGGGCCAACCACTTCCTCGCCCGCTTCGTCGACGAGGGCCTGCACCACTACGAC GTGACTATTTCGCCGGATCCGACGCCGAAGGGCGGGTACAGGGAGGTCATGTCGAAGCTGGTGTCCGAGAACCAGCACACCGAGTTCGGCGGCCGCTTCCCCGCGTACGACGGCCGCGACTCGCTCTTCACCGCGGGCGCGCTGCCGTTCGACACCAAGGAATTCGAGGTCACCCTCTCTGCTTGCGTCGACAAAAG GAGGATGAGAGGCAGAAAGTACAAGGTGGTGATCAAACATGCCGCGGGGATCAGCCTGCTGCAGCTGAGGATGCTCTTGGCTGGCTACCCCACGGACATCCCCGCGCAGGCACTGCAGGTCCTCGACAACGTGCTGCGCGATGTTGTCTTCAACAAACGCGATGACATGGA ATACATTGCGGTTGGCCGATCGTTCTTCTCGCAGAAATTAGGATGTGCCAAGGATGGTACCCTGGGTGCTGAGGCATGGAAGGGGCTCTATGAGAGCATCAGGCCGATGCAGAACGGCGTGTCTGTGCTTGTAG ACGTGTCTTCATCAGTATTCATTCAACCCCTGCTACTAATTGACTTCGTTCAGAAGACTCTGAAGATAGATGTCCTGAATAGGAAATTGACCAAACCAGAGCATGCCAAG CTCTTGAAGGCTGTCAGGGGTGTGAGGATTGAAGTCACACACCGAGGAAGTGAACGCCGTAAGTACAGAATTACTGGCTTGTCAGTGAACCCTACTAAAGTTTTGAG TTTTAAATCACCGAGTGGAGCTACGAAGACTGTCATTGACTACTTCAGAGAAAAATATAATCTGAAACTGAAGTTCAATTTTCTCCCATGCCTCAATGTTGGCAGCGAGCAGAAGCCAGTCTATCTTCCTATAGAG GTTTGCAAGATAGTTCCCAGACAGCGTTACCAGAAGAAGCTGGATGGCAGTCAGGTTTCTACTCTAATGAAGTCAACCTGTCAGTTCCAGCCTGAACAGCTATCCATTTGTCAG GTTGTTGAGAGCAAGCAGTACAACAGCACCAAACGTGCAAATGAATTTGGCATAGATGTTGATGACAAATGTACAGTTAATGCTAGAGTTCTGCCGCCTCCAAAT CTTAAGTACCACGATTCTGGATCTGAGAAAACATGGTCTCCAATGAATGGATACTGGAACATGAAAGACAAG AAAGTAGTAAATGGTGCCAAGATCAGAAACTGGGCATGCGTTAATTTTTGTGAAGATTTATCCAAGAATGCTGTTGAGCAGTTCTGCTTTAAGCTAGCTGAAATGTCTCGTACTACTGGAGTG GAGTTAGCCGATTTGAAGCTCCCAGTACTCACTGCACGTCCAGATCAAGTTGAAGATGATATTCGTATATGCTATCAGGAGGCGCAGAAAGAGCTGAGGGATCAGAAGATTGACCTACTTCTTGCTATACTGCCAGATAACAATGGCAGCTTATATGGTAATGTTTGTCATAGGATACATAGTTTCTTCACCTCTGTTACATATATGTCACGCCTGATGTTACTTCTAACCACAGGAAATATTAAAAAGATCTGTGAGACAGATATTGGTGTCATGTCACAGTGTTGTCGAAAGTCAATTGTCTTCACGAAATATAACAAGATATTGGCAAATATTGCTATTAAGATCAATGGCAAG GCTGGAGGAAGGAACTCAGTATTCGAAGATGCACAAAAGAGTTTGCCGGTTGTTTCGAACAAGCCGACGATTATATTTGGTGCTCATGTTACTCATCCTTCTGCTGTTGATCATTCTGCTCCTTCCATTGCTTCT GTCGTTGCATCCCAAGACTGGCATGAGGTGGACAAGTATAATGGTGTTGTTCGTGCACAAGGTCAACGTGAAGAGATGATCGGTGGCCTTGAAGACATGGTCAA GGAGCTCCTTCATGCATTTGAAAAGGAGTCCAACAGGAAGCCCCAGCAGCTGATATTCTACAG GGATGGCATAAGCGGGAGCCAGTTGAAGCAGGTTTTTGAAAAAGAAATCCCAGAGATTGAAAAG GCTTGGAAAGTGCTGTACAATAATGAGGAGCCACAAATCACCTTCATCGCAGTGCAGAAGAGGCATAGCCTAATGCTGTTTCCCAACGACAACAATAAGCGTCATAATTCTAATATGAAAAATGTTGAGCCTG GCACAGTGGTTGATAGTGAGATCTGTCACCCAGCAGAATTTGATTTCTTCCTTTGCAGCTATGCTGAGATCAAA GGGCCAAGCCATCCTGTGCAGTACCTTGTGCTGCGAGATGACAACAACTTCACAGCAGATGAACTGCAGGCTCTCACGAATAATCTGTGCTACAC TCATGCAAGCTCCACTAAGGCGACGACGATAG CTCCTCCTGCTCACTACGCTCGCAAGCTCGCACAACGTGCCCACTTGTACCTTGCCCAAGGTCCCGACGTGGCGAAGGCGGTGGGCTCCCGCTCTGCAACTGCTCCTGCTGGTGGTCTAAAGCAACTTCCAGAGATAAAGGATGAGCTGAAGAGGTCCATGTTCTACTGCTag
- the LOC112882096 gene encoding protein argonaute 18-like isoform X2, with product MAPGNHHGGGRRGGQRRVKANPSDAEAGNRDGHPDDDRGRADQSQHTDLLQAGRTLAASDAEKAPAPLLEEFAALGIRVRRAEPVFPPRPGYGAAGTPCVVRANHFLARFVDEGLHHYDVTISPDPTPKGGYREVMSKLVSENQHTEFGGRFPAYDGRDSLFTAGALPFDTKEFEVTLSACVDKRRMRGRKYKVVIKHAAGISLLQLRMLLAGYPTDIPAQALQVLDNVLRDVVFNKRDDMEYIAVGRSFFSQKLGCAKDGTLGAEAWKGLYESIRPMQNGVSVLVDVSSSVFIQPLLLIDFVQKTLKIDVLNRKLTKPEHAKLLKAVRGVRIEVTHRGSERRKYRITGLSVNPTKVLSFKSPSGATKTVIDYFREKYNLKLKFNFLPCLNVGSEQKPVYLPIEVCKIVPRQRYQKKLDGSQVSTLMKSTCQFQPEQLSICQVVESKQYNSTKRANEFGIDVDDKCTVNARVLPPPNLKYHDSGSEKTWSPMNGYWNMKDKKVVNGAKIRNWACVNFCEDLSKNAVEQFCFKLAEMSRTTGVELADLKLPVLTARPDQVEDDIRICYQEAQKELRDQKIDLLLAILPDNNGSLYGNIKKICETDIGVMSQCCRKSIVFTKYNKILANIAIKINGKAGGRNSVFEDAQKSLPVVSNKPTIIFGAHVTHPSAVDHSAPSIASVVASQDWHEVDKYNGVVRAQGQREEMIGGLEDMVKELLHAFEKESNRKPQQLIFYRDGISGSQLKQVFEKEIPEIEKAWKVLYNNEEPQITFIAVQKRHSLMLFPNDNNKRHNSNMKNVEPGTVVDSEICHPAEFDFFLCSYAEIKGPSHPVQYLVLRDDNNFTADELQALTNNLCYTHASSTKATTIAPPAHYARKLAQRAHLYLAQGPDVAKAVGSRSATAPAGGLKQLPEIKDELKRSMFYC from the exons ATGGCGCCGGGCAATCACCACGGGGgagggcgccgcggcggccagcggcgggtCAAGGCAAACCCGAGCGACGCTGAGGCGGGGAACCGCGACGGGCACCCCGACGACGACCGCGGGCGCGCCGACCAGAGCCAGCACACCGATCTGCTCCAAGCCGGGCGGACCCTCGCGGCGAGCGACGCGGAGAAGGCTCCCGCACCGCTCCTCGAGGAGTTCGCTGCGCTCGGCATCCGcgtccgccgcgccgagccCGTGTTCCCGCCGCGGCCCGGGTACGGCGCCGCGGGGACGCCGTGCGTCGTCAGGGCCAACCACTTCCTCGCCCGCTTCGTCGACGAGGGCCTGCACCACTACGAC GTGACTATTTCGCCGGATCCGACGCCGAAGGGCGGGTACAGGGAGGTCATGTCGAAGCTGGTGTCCGAGAACCAGCACACCGAGTTCGGCGGCCGCTTCCCCGCGTACGACGGCCGCGACTCGCTCTTCACCGCGGGCGCGCTGCCGTTCGACACCAAGGAATTCGAGGTCACCCTCTCTGCTTGCGTCGACAAAAG GAGGATGAGAGGCAGAAAGTACAAGGTGGTGATCAAACATGCCGCGGGGATCAGCCTGCTGCAGCTGAGGATGCTCTTGGCTGGCTACCCCACGGACATCCCCGCGCAGGCACTGCAGGTCCTCGACAACGTGCTGCGCGATGTTGTCTTCAACAAACGCGATGACATGGA ATACATTGCGGTTGGCCGATCGTTCTTCTCGCAGAAATTAGGATGTGCCAAGGATGGTACCCTGGGTGCTGAGGCATGGAAGGGGCTCTATGAGAGCATCAGGCCGATGCAGAACGGCGTGTCTGTGCTTGTAG ACGTGTCTTCATCAGTATTCATTCAACCCCTGCTACTAATTGACTTCGTTCAGAAGACTCTGAAGATAGATGTCCTGAATAGGAAATTGACCAAACCAGAGCATGCCAAG CTCTTGAAGGCTGTCAGGGGTGTGAGGATTGAAGTCACACACCGAGGAAGTGAACGCCGTAAGTACAGAATTACTGGCTTGTCAGTGAACCCTACTAAAGTTTTGAG TTTTAAATCACCGAGTGGAGCTACGAAGACTGTCATTGACTACTTCAGAGAAAAATATAATCTGAAACTGAAGTTCAATTTTCTCCCATGCCTCAATGTTGGCAGCGAGCAGAAGCCAGTCTATCTTCCTATAGAG GTTTGCAAGATAGTTCCCAGACAGCGTTACCAGAAGAAGCTGGATGGCAGTCAGGTTTCTACTCTAATGAAGTCAACCTGTCAGTTCCAGCCTGAACAGCTATCCATTTGTCAG GTTGTTGAGAGCAAGCAGTACAACAGCACCAAACGTGCAAATGAATTTGGCATAGATGTTGATGACAAATGTACAGTTAATGCTAGAGTTCTGCCGCCTCCAAAT CTTAAGTACCACGATTCTGGATCTGAGAAAACATGGTCTCCAATGAATGGATACTGGAACATGAAAGACAAG AAAGTAGTAAATGGTGCCAAGATCAGAAACTGGGCATGCGTTAATTTTTGTGAAGATTTATCCAAGAATGCTGTTGAGCAGTTCTGCTTTAAGCTAGCTGAAATGTCTCGTACTACTGGAGTG GAGTTAGCCGATTTGAAGCTCCCAGTACTCACTGCACGTCCAGATCAAGTTGAAGATGATATTCGTATATGCTATCAGGAGGCGCAGAAAGAGCTGAGGGATCAGAAGATTGACCTACTTCTTGCTATACTGCCAGATAACAATGGCAGCTTATATG GAAATATTAAAAAGATCTGTGAGACAGATATTGGTGTCATGTCACAGTGTTGTCGAAAGTCAATTGTCTTCACGAAATATAACAAGATATTGGCAAATATTGCTATTAAGATCAATGGCAAG GCTGGAGGAAGGAACTCAGTATTCGAAGATGCACAAAAGAGTTTGCCGGTTGTTTCGAACAAGCCGACGATTATATTTGGTGCTCATGTTACTCATCCTTCTGCTGTTGATCATTCTGCTCCTTCCATTGCTTCT GTCGTTGCATCCCAAGACTGGCATGAGGTGGACAAGTATAATGGTGTTGTTCGTGCACAAGGTCAACGTGAAGAGATGATCGGTGGCCTTGAAGACATGGTCAA GGAGCTCCTTCATGCATTTGAAAAGGAGTCCAACAGGAAGCCCCAGCAGCTGATATTCTACAG GGATGGCATAAGCGGGAGCCAGTTGAAGCAGGTTTTTGAAAAAGAAATCCCAGAGATTGAAAAG GCTTGGAAAGTGCTGTACAATAATGAGGAGCCACAAATCACCTTCATCGCAGTGCAGAAGAGGCATAGCCTAATGCTGTTTCCCAACGACAACAATAAGCGTCATAATTCTAATATGAAAAATGTTGAGCCTG GCACAGTGGTTGATAGTGAGATCTGTCACCCAGCAGAATTTGATTTCTTCCTTTGCAGCTATGCTGAGATCAAA GGGCCAAGCCATCCTGTGCAGTACCTTGTGCTGCGAGATGACAACAACTTCACAGCAGATGAACTGCAGGCTCTCACGAATAATCTGTGCTACAC TCATGCAAGCTCCACTAAGGCGACGACGATAG CTCCTCCTGCTCACTACGCTCGCAAGCTCGCACAACGTGCCCACTTGTACCTTGCCCAAGGTCCCGACGTGGCGAAGGCGGTGGGCTCCCGCTCTGCAACTGCTCCTGCTGGTGGTCTAAAGCAACTTCCAGAGATAAAGGATGAGCTGAAGAGGTCCATGTTCTACTGCTag